A genomic window from Pantoea alhagi includes:
- a CDS encoding cytochrome b, whose protein sequence is MKQNNTFHPALRVIHWLMAAAIMAMLFIGVAMVATVSSSHSLLVAIHKPLGLMILLLVAVRLWLRFTTAKPALPATLPGWQKLLAHLSHWALYAMMLAQPLIGWGMLSAAGYPVTLGSMVLPPVVPVSNAAYAFLRPLHSWVALALFMTVMLHLAAALFHALILRDGVFSSMAGSCKGKRSTPRALDNPADGQ, encoded by the coding sequence ATGAAACAGAACAACACTTTCCATCCGGCACTGCGTGTGATCCACTGGCTGATGGCTGCGGCTATTATGGCAATGCTGTTTATTGGTGTAGCGATGGTAGCTACGGTTTCGTCATCACATAGTCTACTGGTTGCCATTCATAAACCGCTGGGTTTGATGATTTTATTGCTGGTGGCTGTACGACTCTGGCTGCGCTTCACTACCGCTAAACCGGCACTTCCAGCCACGCTGCCTGGCTGGCAGAAATTGTTAGCGCATCTGTCCCATTGGGCGCTGTATGCCATGATGCTGGCTCAGCCATTAATTGGATGGGGCATGCTGTCGGCGGCAGGCTATCCCGTCACGCTGGGTAGTATGGTGCTGCCGCCAGTTGTTCCTGTCAGTAACGCTGCTTATGCCTTTTTGCGGCCGCTTCATAGTTGGGTGGCGCTGGCGCTATTTATGACCGTCATGTTGCATCTTGCCGCAGCGTTGTTCCACGCTTTGATTCTTCGCGATGGCGTATTCAGCAGTATGGCTGGTTCTTGCAAAGGCAAACGCAGCACGCCACGCGCGCTTGACAACCCGGCTGACGGTCAGTAG
- a CDS encoding catalase family peroxidase translates to MNKPSLSTRQKLARLAIVAVIPLLLIGLFLWAGGWLAPKRLTSDKLVAALEKSGGNHPGYRRNHAKGVCILGDFFASGNASTLSRAALFAPGVTPVVGRFAIAGGNPNAPDYTVPVRSMALAFYQKNGEQWRTGMNAMPFFPVQSVQSFYDLQSATLPDAKTGKPDPAKIQAFVQQHPEIKPFFAWAKQYVPSSSWASDRFNSLNAFNFIDAEGNSHLVRWSMVPHADYQPIEAKEKGDTNFLQSDLQQRLAQGPQKWDLIITVAGPHDRGNDATVVWPADRQMINAGTLIINKTTPQQHGACNDINYDPLILPNGITASDDPLLNARSSAYAKSYNARTYEQAGAH, encoded by the coding sequence ATGAATAAGCCCTCTCTTTCTACCCGCCAGAAATTAGCGCGCCTGGCGATTGTTGCTGTTATTCCGTTGCTGCTGATAGGCCTGTTCCTGTGGGCGGGTGGCTGGCTGGCCCCCAAGCGGTTGACGTCGGATAAGCTGGTGGCAGCTTTAGAAAAATCTGGCGGCAATCACCCGGGTTATCGCCGTAATCATGCTAAGGGCGTCTGTATCCTGGGCGATTTTTTCGCTAGCGGTAACGCCAGTACCCTGTCACGCGCGGCACTGTTTGCGCCAGGCGTCACGCCTGTGGTGGGCCGTTTTGCCATTGCGGGCGGTAATCCCAATGCGCCTGATTATACGGTGCCGGTACGCAGTATGGCGCTGGCGTTTTATCAAAAAAATGGTGAACAGTGGCGCACCGGCATGAATGCGATGCCGTTTTTCCCGGTGCAAAGCGTGCAGAGTTTTTACGATCTGCAAAGCGCCACGCTGCCGGATGCCAAAACTGGTAAACCCGATCCCGCCAAAATTCAGGCTTTTGTGCAGCAGCATCCAGAGATTAAACCCTTCTTCGCCTGGGCAAAGCAATATGTGCCATCTTCCAGCTGGGCCAGCGATCGATTTAATAGCCTGAACGCATTTAATTTCATTGATGCTGAGGGCAATTCACACCTGGTGCGCTGGAGTATGGTGCCGCACGCTGACTATCAGCCGATTGAGGCAAAAGAGAAAGGAGACACTAACTTTTTACAAAGCGATTTGCAGCAGCGGCTGGCGCAAGGGCCGCAAAAATGGGATCTGATTATCACAGTCGCTGGTCCGCATGACAGAGGCAATGACGCAACGGTTGTCTGGCCAGCCGATCGTCAGATGATTAATGCCGGAACGCTGATCATCAATAAGACGACGCCACAACAGCATGGCGCATGTAACGACATTAATTATGACCCGCTGATTTTACCGAATGGCATTACGGCGTCGGATGACCCGCTTTTGAATGCCCGTTCATCCGCTTACGCCAAATCTTATAATGCACGCACCTACGAACAGGCCGGGGCTCACTGA
- a CDS encoding sensor domain-containing diguanylate cyclase — MNTVIKPTLVVVWSTDAQGICIATQESPAGLIPALKGITLSAWLRIAEPDDEKIALQLTAALEGMTPFHIEVPIHCQDGTTRRVIVSGLPDDQPGASRLQYSGFILDITEHRKALEDALRTAAEYRLLIENSTDLIAHCDTDGRYVSISPSYSKMTGWPADEMIGQLVVEFLHPDDRAHATKALAHLFNGGVLPDVVEVRKLHHDGYYMTLGTKACSVIDPSTGNSIGAVLVSRDISRDKEKIRKLEKLATRDPLTGLPNRAWINDHVDRMLAQGEDLVYTAVLFIDLNGFKAVNDAMGHAAGDVLLQQVSERLQSCMHPGDSVARLGGDEFVVATKCGSREAASAIAQRLIESLKEPFTVNNMEIRIGAAIGISLARSGTASAKMLFENADIAMYQAKVKRDGTYQFFEPATPPLCD, encoded by the coding sequence ATGAACACTGTGATCAAACCTACCCTTGTCGTCGTTTGGTCCACGGACGCCCAGGGCATCTGCATCGCCACTCAGGAAAGCCCTGCCGGCCTTATCCCCGCACTGAAAGGCATAACGCTAAGTGCATGGCTAAGGATCGCAGAGCCTGATGATGAAAAGATCGCGCTGCAACTTACTGCGGCGTTGGAAGGTATGACACCTTTTCATATCGAAGTGCCGATCCATTGTCAGGACGGGACGACGCGGCGTGTGATTGTTTCAGGCCTGCCGGATGACCAACCTGGTGCTTCTCGCCTGCAGTACAGCGGCTTCATTCTTGATATAACCGAGCATCGTAAAGCTCTTGAGGACGCGCTGCGCACGGCGGCGGAATACCGTCTGTTGATTGAAAACAGCACTGATCTGATCGCCCATTGTGACACGGACGGCAGATACGTTTCGATCTCGCCTTCTTATAGCAAAATGACAGGCTGGCCAGCCGATGAGATGATAGGCCAGCTGGTGGTGGAATTCCTGCATCCCGACGACCGCGCACACGCCACGAAGGCACTGGCACATCTCTTCAACGGTGGCGTGCTGCCGGACGTCGTCGAGGTGCGCAAGCTACATCACGACGGTTATTACATGACGCTTGGCACTAAGGCCTGCAGCGTCATCGATCCTTCCACAGGCAACAGCATCGGTGCAGTGCTGGTTTCGCGCGACATTAGTCGTGATAAGGAAAAAATCCGGAAGCTTGAGAAACTGGCAACCCGCGACCCGTTGACCGGTTTGCCTAATCGCGCCTGGATCAACGACCACGTTGACCGCATGCTTGCTCAGGGCGAAGATCTGGTATACACAGCAGTCCTGTTTATCGATTTGAATGGATTCAAGGCAGTCAATGATGCGATGGGACACGCAGCAGGGGATGTCTTGCTGCAGCAGGTAAGCGAACGGCTACAAAGCTGCATGCATCCGGGCGACTCGGTGGCACGCCTGGGTGGAGACGAGTTTGTGGTAGCAACGAAGTGTGGCAGTCGCGAGGCGGCGTCCGCCATCGCCCAGCGCCTTATTGAAAGCCTGAAAGAGCCATTTACTGTCAATAACATGGAAATACGCATCGGGGCGGCTATTGGCATCAGCCTCGCACGCTCCGGGACGGCATCGGCCAAAATGCTATTTGAAAATGCCGACATAGCGATGTACCAGGCGAAAGTAAAACGTGATGGGACATATCAGTTTTTCGAGCCCGCAACACCGCCGTTATGTGATTAG
- a CDS encoding aspartate/glutamate racemase family protein, with translation MMQTIGILGGMSAASTQIYYRKMCELVRQRLGGLHSPELLIRSLNFANIENLQVSGKWDEAGLLLNAEVKALERGGADFIVLATNTMHRLAEQMMDGVRIPLLHIADATASRVVKEGLKAPGLMATAFTMEQPFYLDRLRTALLQPVVPDATDRAEVHRIIYEELCKDIVTPASRSVYEDIAQRLAEKGADCLILGCTEVGMLLNQDNVSVPVFDTTLIHCEAAVEMALRP, from the coding sequence ATGATGCAAACGATTGGGATCCTGGGGGGCATGTCTGCGGCCTCAACACAGATTTATTACCGAAAGATGTGTGAGCTGGTTCGTCAGCGCCTGGGAGGCCTGCATTCTCCTGAGCTGCTTATTCGTTCACTAAATTTTGCAAACATCGAAAATTTACAGGTCAGCGGCAAATGGGACGAAGCCGGTTTACTTTTGAACGCTGAGGTAAAGGCGCTGGAACGCGGAGGCGCTGATTTTATCGTTCTGGCAACAAACACAATGCATAGACTGGCTGAGCAGATGATGGACGGTGTCCGCATCCCGCTGCTGCACATTGCGGATGCAACGGCCAGCCGGGTTGTCAAAGAAGGCCTGAAAGCGCCGGGCCTGATGGCGACAGCCTTTACGATGGAGCAGCCTTTTTATCTTGATCGTCTCCGGACGGCTTTACTTCAGCCTGTTGTTCCCGATGCTACCGATCGGGCAGAAGTACATCGCATCATCTATGAGGAACTATGCAAGGATATAGTAACCCCAGCCAGTCGCTCTGTTTATGAGGACATAGCACAACGTTTAGCTGAAAAGGGTGCAGATTGTTTGATTCTTGGATGTACGGAAGTTGGCATGTTACTTAATCAGGATAATGTGTCCGTGCCCGTTTTCGATACCACGTTGATTCATTGCGAAGCAGCAGTGGAAATGGCGTTGCGTCCCTGA
- a CDS encoding TetR/AcrR family transcriptional regulator: MTELSHKANEIIAHTRRLLTTGGYKSFSYADIAEIVNIRKASIHHHFPGKADLVRTVVAQYCEEARSGMSALDRQFNDPLVELKAYIGYWSQCIKDGSSSFCICVMLAVELPTLPVEIAAEVTGHFQDLSNWLTSLLQKGQSEGTFHLQDTPDVEAKALMATVHGAMLAARAFDNVDLFEQITQPVLNRLCAAGSPYKLAKR, encoded by the coding sequence ATGACTGAACTTTCTCATAAGGCTAATGAAATTATTGCTCACACCAGACGACTGCTTACCACAGGCGGCTATAAAAGCTTTAGCTACGCCGATATTGCTGAGATAGTGAATATTCGTAAGGCCAGCATTCATCATCACTTTCCCGGCAAGGCGGATCTCGTGCGCACTGTGGTCGCACAATATTGTGAAGAAGCGCGTTCGGGTATGTCGGCTCTTGATCGCCAGTTCAATGATCCACTGGTTGAGCTTAAGGCGTATATCGGCTACTGGTCACAGTGTATCAAGGATGGCTCATCTTCATTCTGCATATGCGTGATGCTTGCTGTTGAGTTACCCACCTTACCAGTGGAAATAGCAGCAGAAGTTACCGGTCATTTCCAGGACCTTTCCAACTGGCTGACCTCACTGCTTCAGAAGGGACAAAGTGAAGGTACTTTTCATCTGCAAGATACGCCAGATGTGGAGGCAAAGGCCCTGATGGCTACGGTACATGGTGCGATGCTGGCTGCCCGGGCTTTTGATAATGTCGATTTGTTTGAGCAGATTACACAGCCTGTTTTGAATCGTTTATGCGCCGCAGGCTCACCATATAAACTAGCGAAGAGGTAA
- a CDS encoding nuclear transport factor 2 family protein, whose product MSLSKKNDYEKRLQTIEDKLKIFELIAAHPLSADTGHSEYTLTVYNHDGIFDRGPELDGAKGAKDIAAFIERPEHEEAIVGGLAHFTGLPLIDLRDDVAVVTSYLQIVQLNQEGPNQMLPNHGMSKGYRIHRVVVNRWELERRDGCWKVAKRTLLPVDGSVSHRQLLRKGLDELYFPGSEKNSPTVGT is encoded by the coding sequence ATGTCTTTATCTAAAAAAAATGACTATGAAAAACGTCTTCAAACCATAGAAGATAAATTGAAAATATTTGAACTCATTGCTGCTCACCCCCTTAGCGCGGACACTGGACATTCTGAGTACACACTCACGGTTTATAATCATGATGGTATCTTTGATCGTGGCCCTGAACTGGATGGTGCAAAGGGGGCCAAAGATATTGCGGCGTTTATTGAACGTCCGGAGCATGAGGAAGCAATTGTCGGTGGGCTTGCACATTTTACCGGGCTCCCACTGATTGATTTGCGTGACGATGTTGCAGTAGTAACCTCTTACCTTCAGATAGTGCAACTTAATCAGGAAGGCCCTAATCAAATGCTTCCAAATCATGGAATGTCAAAGGGTTACCGAATTCACCGCGTAGTGGTAAATCGCTGGGAACTGGAACGGCGAGATGGCTGCTGGAAGGTTGCGAAGCGAACGCTTCTGCCGGTAGATGGTTCAGTTAGTCATCGGCAACTGCTACGTAAGGGATTAGATGAGCTTTATTTTCCAGGTTCAGAAAAAAACTCTCCCACTGTGGGTACATGA
- a CDS encoding GNAT family N-acetyltransferase: MTFQIDGIKKRQPEEFFTEQSGQLTVIHLEPVCEDDIAAVTALLNQAYRCIGGDGGWTNEGGIIAGNRISEETLRQEIASKPDSSLLLWKMQSKIRGCVWMEPITDSTWYLGSLAIDPLLQNCRYGRKLIAAAEQWCSSRKGNTIRLTVLDVRHTLINWYERRGYTLTGETEPFPVEDTRFGIPINSGLRFVYMKKILNHTR, encoded by the coding sequence ATGACTTTCCAAATTGATGGGATTAAAAAGCGTCAGCCGGAAGAATTTTTTACGGAGCAATCCGGCCAGTTGACAGTTATACATCTTGAACCCGTCTGCGAAGATGATATTGCAGCTGTCACAGCGTTGCTTAATCAGGCTTATCGTTGTATCGGTGGTGACGGTGGATGGACAAACGAAGGCGGGATCATTGCCGGGAATCGCATAAGCGAAGAAACGCTGAGACAGGAGATTGCGTCTAAGCCGGATTCAAGTCTGTTGCTATGGAAAATGCAAAGCAAAATTCGGGGATGTGTCTGGATGGAGCCAATTACTGACAGTACCTGGTATCTCGGTTCGCTTGCAATTGACCCACTGTTACAAAACTGCCGATATGGCCGTAAGTTAATTGCTGCAGCAGAACAGTGGTGCAGCAGCCGTAAAGGAAATACTATTCGGTTGACGGTACTGGACGTCCGTCACACGCTTATTAACTGGTATGAAAGGCGGGGTTATACGCTGACCGGAGAAACAGAACCTTTCCCGGTGGAGGACACGCGGTTTGGAATACCTATAAATTCCGGTTTGCGCTTTGTCTATATGAAGAAAATATTGAACCACACCAGATAA
- a CDS encoding LysR family transcriptional regulator — protein MDKIDSMKAFIRVVEAGSFTRASEQLGLPKSTVTRLVQGLENSMATKLLNRTSRRLNLTEQGSIFYQGALKLLEQLNILESDTRTEAAGPKGKVRVEMPHALGCYHVIPRLLEFTEKFPGVQIEAGISNQTSDLIEDNYDCVIRIGNLYQESLIARTLGTLKMVTCASPDYLNRRGTPEHPGQLLQEHILVQISSPRSGRAFEHKVSRTGDEVQLWGKWVISVNDSVAAFSAAKAGLGIVTTYRFLAEECLEKGDLIELFPDWQHDEVPVHIAWPENRHLPAKTRVFIDWIRTTWDF, from the coding sequence GTGGACAAAATTGACTCAATGAAGGCGTTCATAAGGGTTGTTGAAGCCGGTTCGTTTACGCGTGCGTCAGAACAGCTCGGACTGCCAAAATCAACGGTAACCCGGCTTGTCCAGGGGCTGGAAAACTCGATGGCAACAAAATTGCTAAACAGGACATCCCGCAGGCTGAACCTGACGGAGCAGGGGAGCATTTTCTATCAGGGAGCGCTGAAGCTTCTGGAGCAGTTGAATATTCTGGAAAGCGACACTCGTACTGAGGCCGCAGGACCAAAGGGAAAAGTCCGGGTTGAGATGCCGCACGCGCTGGGGTGCTACCATGTCATCCCGCGTCTTCTGGAGTTCACTGAAAAATTTCCTGGCGTACAGATAGAGGCAGGTATCAGCAACCAGACTTCAGATCTGATCGAAGATAACTATGACTGTGTTATCCGGATAGGGAATCTTTATCAGGAATCACTGATAGCGCGCACTCTTGGCACGCTGAAAATGGTGACCTGTGCGTCTCCTGATTACCTCAACCGACGGGGGACGCCAGAACATCCGGGCCAGCTGTTGCAGGAACATATCCTGGTGCAGATATCATCGCCTCGATCAGGGCGGGCGTTTGAGCATAAAGTTTCCAGAACGGGTGATGAAGTTCAGCTCTGGGGAAAGTGGGTGATATCAGTTAATGATTCGGTGGCAGCTTTCAGCGCGGCAAAAGCAGGGCTGGGGATAGTGACTACTTACCGATTTCTGGCAGAAGAATGTCTGGAAAAAGGCGATCTGATCGAACTATTTCCAGACTGGCAGCATGATGAAGTGCCGGTGCACATCGCGTGGCCGGAAAATCGTCACCTGCCTGCAAAAACCCGTGTGTTTATCGACTGGATAAGAACGACATGGGATTTTTAA
- a CDS encoding MBL fold metallo-hydrolase, with protein MNSLFSWQTADLKVTKIPEMELHNIDASFLFPQWNARTGQAAMAGLNNEYRGREENQVQLSTHSWLIETGKHIFLIDTAAGNDKLRPLNPVFNQLNTRWLTHLAAAGIRPEQVDFVFLSHLHVDHVGWNTRLMNGRWTPTFPNARYFFSARELSFYSDEKNVGEPSKGIFADSILPVTEAGQAVPVDAEAILPVPGLKIHRTPGHSYDHWSYSLQSEGETLLFWGDVMHHPLQLRVPDWYSVYCEDIAASVVSRKWAIAFALEQNAAIFTTHFPGTSAGRVQNSALGLSWTPFKQE; from the coding sequence GTGAATTCTCTTTTTTCCTGGCAGACAGCAGATCTAAAAGTCACAAAAATTCCCGAAATGGAATTGCACAATATCGATGCATCTTTCCTTTTTCCGCAATGGAATGCGCGAACAGGTCAGGCGGCGATGGCGGGGCTCAATAATGAATACAGAGGAAGGGAGGAAAATCAGGTTCAGCTGAGTACCCACAGTTGGCTGATTGAAACCGGGAAGCATATATTCCTGATAGATACTGCAGCAGGTAATGACAAACTTCGTCCGCTAAACCCCGTCTTTAACCAGCTTAATACCCGCTGGCTTACTCATCTGGCGGCTGCGGGCATCAGGCCTGAACAGGTTGACTTTGTATTCCTGAGCCATCTTCACGTGGACCACGTTGGCTGGAATACTCGCCTGATGAATGGACGCTGGACGCCTACATTCCCCAACGCACGTTATTTCTTTTCTGCCCGGGAACTGAGTTTCTATTCAGATGAGAAAAACGTCGGGGAGCCCAGTAAGGGTATTTTTGCCGACAGTATTCTTCCTGTTACAGAAGCAGGTCAGGCTGTGCCGGTTGACGCTGAAGCTATCCTGCCGGTTCCCGGGTTAAAGATACACCGGACACCGGGACACAGTTACGACCACTGGTCATACAGCCTGCAATCAGAAGGTGAAACCCTGCTCTTCTGGGGAGATGTTATGCATCACCCTTTACAATTACGCGTCCCCGACTGGTACTCGGTTTACTGCGAGGATATAGCCGCCTCCGTTGTCTCCCGAAAGTGGGCTATCGCATTCGCTCTGGAGCAAAACGCAGCCATTTTCACCACGCATTTCCCGGGTACGTCTGCCGGAAGGGTGCAGAATAGCGCACTCGGTCTGAGCTGGACGCCCTTTAAACAGGAGTAA
- a CDS encoding alpha/beta hydrolase, whose amino-acid sequence MHKDNIISESLFIPSNTQGIELHLIHKFRRDRVSVDESNTIIMMHGATYSSESLFDTPAEGASFIDVLASKGFNVYAVNVRGYGASTRPPEMSQPAENNVPAVRTDVAVRDFSCAVNYVLGFHKLNQVNIIGMSWGGTVAATFTSRNNHHVRRLGLIAPQWLSSQPVPLDEGGTLHAWRIVNAGEGKARWLSGAPQHKQQDLIPAGVFEAWVDKAVSTEPDENLRMQNSFRASNGPVQDIRDYWTKGKPYYDPADIRVPLLLIHGEWDRDVPVAVTQDLFLHMTGSPDKRWLEIGEATHMVVLEKNRHKVFDALANFFSEPNIKNSRHVAQ is encoded by the coding sequence ATGCATAAAGATAACATCATCAGCGAAAGCCTGTTTATTCCATCAAACACACAAGGCATTGAGCTGCACCTTATCCATAAATTCCGCCGGGATAGAGTGAGCGTCGATGAGTCAAATACCATCATCATGATGCACGGTGCCACTTATTCATCCGAAAGCCTGTTTGACACGCCGGCAGAAGGCGCTTCGTTTATTGATGTGCTGGCCAGCAAAGGGTTCAACGTTTATGCCGTTAACGTCAGAGGATACGGGGCTTCTACCCGCCCGCCTGAAATGAGCCAGCCTGCAGAAAACAACGTTCCTGCGGTGAGAACCGATGTGGCTGTCCGCGACTTCAGCTGCGCGGTTAATTATGTGCTGGGTTTTCATAAGCTGAATCAGGTAAACATCATTGGTATGTCATGGGGAGGCACGGTTGCCGCAACCTTTACCTCACGTAACAATCACCACGTCCGTCGTCTTGGGCTGATTGCACCCCAATGGCTAAGTAGCCAGCCAGTGCCCCTTGATGAAGGAGGCACATTGCATGCATGGCGTATCGTAAACGCAGGAGAAGGCAAGGCTCGCTGGCTGAGTGGTGCCCCGCAGCATAAACAGCAGGATCTCATCCCGGCGGGCGTGTTTGAGGCCTGGGTAGACAAAGCTGTCAGCACTGAACCTGATGAGAATCTGCGAATGCAAAATTCTTTCAGGGCCAGCAACGGTCCTGTTCAGGATATCCGGGACTACTGGACCAAAGGAAAGCCTTATTATGACCCGGCCGATATTCGCGTACCGTTGCTGCTCATTCATGGCGAGTGGGACAGAGATGTTCCTGTTGCCGTTACACAGGATTTATTCCTGCATATGACCGGCTCACCGGATAAACGGTGGCTGGAAATTGGCGAGGCAACACATATGGTTGTTCTGGAAAAGAACCGCCATAAGGTTTTTGACGCACTGGCCAATTTCTTTAGTGAGCCAAACATTAAGAATTCCAGGCACGTTGCTCAGTAG
- a CDS encoding cupin domain-containing protein produces MISKDNAEHYIWGGNCDGWYLVNRQDMLVIHEKMPPGTFEKRHFHSVSRQFFFVLKGVLSIELEGEMHNIKALQGLEIPPGSRHQARNDTESPVEFIVISHPTTRGDRSDLPPS; encoded by the coding sequence ATGATTTCAAAGGATAATGCAGAGCATTATATATGGGGTGGCAATTGCGATGGTTGGTACCTGGTAAACCGCCAGGACATGCTGGTTATTCATGAAAAAATGCCTCCAGGCACCTTCGAAAAGCGACATTTCCACTCAGTTTCCAGACAGTTTTTCTTTGTTCTTAAAGGCGTTCTTTCAATTGAGCTTGAAGGTGAAATGCATAATATTAAGGCCCTGCAGGGATTAGAAATTCCTCCGGGCTCCAGGCATCAAGCCAGAAACGATACTGAATCTCCCGTAGAGTTTATTGTAATTTCACATCCGACCACACGAGGGGATCGTTCTGACCTCCCACCATCCTGA
- a CDS encoding SDR family oxidoreductase — protein MGRFQGKRILITGGTSGMGLAGAQRIVTEGGHVAITGLNEERLKHARSLLPVTSLIVKSDAASEADINALEEAVSGWGSLDGLWLNAGFAEVGSPESVTADSFNRMMNANVRGPMLQLAALSKSLNSGASVLVTSSSSVYEGAAMTSLYAATKGAVIAMVKSWASALAERGIRANTLVPGPIETNFRHFMPEESRQQFEDFVVSQVPLGRAGTAEEAAAVALFLLSDDASYVTGSQYAVDGGLVHY, from the coding sequence ATGGGAAGATTTCAGGGTAAACGTATACTGATCACGGGCGGTACCAGTGGCATGGGGCTGGCAGGCGCTCAGCGCATTGTCACTGAAGGCGGCCATGTAGCCATTACGGGGCTTAATGAAGAAAGGCTGAAACATGCACGCAGCCTGCTTCCTGTAACATCGCTTATTGTGAAAAGCGATGCTGCAAGCGAAGCTGACATAAATGCGCTGGAAGAAGCTGTTAGCGGCTGGGGATCACTTGATGGATTATGGCTTAATGCCGGCTTCGCAGAGGTCGGCTCCCCGGAATCTGTAACGGCAGATTCTTTTAATCGCATGATGAACGCTAATGTGCGCGGTCCGATGCTACAGCTGGCAGCTCTATCTAAATCACTTAACTCAGGCGCATCCGTTCTGGTTACTTCTTCCTCCTCTGTATATGAAGGTGCGGCGATGACAAGCCTGTATGCAGCGACGAAAGGCGCCGTTATCGCTATGGTTAAAAGCTGGGCATCTGCGCTGGCTGAACGCGGTATCCGCGCCAACACTTTGGTGCCAGGTCCGATTGAAACCAACTTCAGGCATTTTATGCCAGAGGAGTCGCGTCAGCAGTTTGAGGATTTTGTGGTAAGCCAGGTTCCTTTGGGTCGCGCAGGAACAGCAGAAGAGGCTGCTGCAGTTGCACTTTTCCTCCTTTCCGATGATGCATCCTATGTTACCGGCAGCCAGTATGCTGTAGACGGTGGGCTGGTACATTACTGA